Proteins encoded within one genomic window of Sulfurovum sp. XGS-02:
- a CDS encoding glycosyltransferase, which yields MKLIINTSNLYVGGGLQVAISFINELRLLDVDYDFHIFLSKAANKQIDQKSFPSNFNFYLIEKSPSSLAHRKEIIKQLDKLEESIQPNVVFSIFGPTFWTPKTVHVMGFALPWLINPDSSAFGQLSFLKRVKKRIENLYKAYFIKKNADFYVTETEDTKFRLSKFHKINEDKIFVVGNTYSSYFNEPINQNTSLPERQISEFRLVTISHNYPHKNLKIIKEIILYLKEQPIQYKFILTIDQESYESLFSDVQDYVITLKPINTDLCPSVYDQCDALFLPTLLECFTASYPEAMKMKKPILTSDLSFAKDICKDSALYFDPLDAKNIADKIIELSTNKQLQNDLIVKGAERLSEMETAESRAKKYLKICENIALT from the coding sequence ATGAAACTTATTATTAATACTTCGAATCTTTATGTTGGCGGTGGATTACAAGTTGCTATTTCATTTATTAATGAGCTACGCTTACTAGATGTAGATTATGATTTTCATATTTTTCTTTCGAAAGCTGCAAATAAGCAGATAGATCAAAAAAGCTTTCCAAGTAATTTTAATTTTTATCTTATAGAGAAGTCACCATCATCTTTAGCTCATAGAAAAGAGATAATTAAACAGTTGGATAAGTTAGAAGAGTCTATCCAGCCAAATGTTGTTTTTTCCATTTTTGGACCAACTTTTTGGACACCGAAAACAGTACACGTCATGGGATTTGCTTTACCTTGGTTGATCAATCCTGATTCATCTGCTTTTGGTCAATTATCTTTTTTAAAAAGAGTCAAGAAGAGAATAGAAAATCTATATAAGGCATATTTTATAAAAAAGAATGCAGATTTTTATGTAACAGAAACAGAGGATACAAAATTTAGATTATCTAAATTCCATAAGATAAATGAAGATAAGATATTTGTAGTTGGTAATACTTATAGCTCATACTTTAATGAGCCTATTAATCAAAATACCTCTCTTCCTGAACGTCAAATATCAGAGTTTCGACTAGTTACAATTTCTCATAATTATCCTCACAAAAACTTGAAGATTATTAAAGAAATCATTCTTTACTTGAAAGAACAGCCAATACAATACAAATTTATATTGACTATTGATCAGGAGAGTTACGAATCACTATTCTCAGATGTACAAGACTATGTAATTACGCTTAAACCAATAAACACTGATCTTTGTCCTTCTGTATATGATCAATGTGATGCACTTTTCCTTCCAACACTTCTAGAATGTTTTACAGCATCTTATCCTGAAGCAATGAAAATGAAAAAACCAATTTTGACATCAGATTTATCTTTTGCAAAAGACATTTGTAAAGATTCTGCACTTTATTTTGATCCATTAGATGCTAAAAATATTGCAGACAAGATAATAGAATTATCTACAAATAAACAACTGCAAAATGATTTAATTGTAAAGGGAGCAGAACGATTGTCAGAAATGGAGACAGCAGAATCCAGAGCAAAAAAATATTTGAAAATATGTGAAAATATTGCATTGACCTAG
- a CDS encoding DapH/DapD/GlmU-related protein, whose translation MRKIYKFLFFINKLVWKFNHRLYMKNNNILMKKLGMKIEGDPIYISATVSFDGTDYSLIEIGDKTVISSGVRVLTHDFSVSRMLYAVDRLKANEKEKSILSPVKIGRNVFIGARSIVMPGTVIEDNVVVGAGSVVRGRLEKNGIYIGNPAVKIRTIEEQLIKYEQRGLI comes from the coding sequence ATGAGAAAAATATATAAATTTTTATTTTTTATAAATAAACTTGTTTGGAAATTTAATCATCGTCTTTATATGAAAAATAATAATATATTAATGAAAAAGCTTGGCATGAAAATTGAGGGTGATCCTATTTATATTTCTGCAACAGTTTCATTTGATGGGACTGACTATAGTTTAATAGAGATCGGAGACAAAACAGTTATTTCTTCTGGTGTAAGAGTCCTTACACATGATTTTTCAGTTTCAAGAATGCTTTATGCGGTTGATAGACTTAAAGCGAATGAAAAAGAAAAATCTATTTTGTCACCGGTTAAAATAGGTAGAAATGTGTTTATAGGAGCACGTTCTATTGTAATGCCAGGAACAGTTATTGAAGATAATGTTGTTGTTGGTGCAGGTAGTGTAGTACGTGGAAGATTAGAAAAAAATGGAATTTATATCGGTAATCCTGCTGTCAAAATTAGAACTATTGAAGAACAATTAATAAAGTATGAGCAAAGGGGACTTATATGA